CACAACCCCCACAACACGCCACAACCCCCGCAACACGCCGCAACACGCCACAACACGCCACAACACGCCGCAACACGCCGCGCCGTGTCACGGCGTGCCCCGACACGCCACGCCACGCTAGAACACACCGCAACGTGCTCCAAACGCCCCCAAACATGCCGCAACACGCCACAGCACGCAGCCGCACGCTACAACACGCCCCAACACGCCACCGCACGCGTGTGGCAACCGCGGGGGCTTCTCAGAGCCTCTTTTTGGGCCAAAATGGTTCtggttgcatttttttctccccctaaTTAGGGCGATTCTAGACCAAATTTGTGCCCAcatggggggcgggggggagggggtgtccccggggctgggggaggggctGCACCCAGTTTTGGGCGCTTTCGGCTTCAGTTGGGCTTTGGGTGCTCGCGGCGGGTGCAGCCACCCTTTTTTGGGGTGCTTTGCCCTTCGTTGAGGGACTTCCGCCTTTTTTTGCGGGTGTTTTTACCCTGTTTTGGGTGCAGTCACCCGGTTCTGGGTGGTATTGCCCTGTTTTGGGTGCCTTTGTCCTGTTTTGGGTGCATTTAGCCTGTTCTGGGTGCTCTCACGCTGTTTTGGGGTGCTTTTACCCTGTTCTGGGTGCTTTTGTCCCGCTTTGGGGTGTTTTCGCTCTGTTTTGGGTGCATTCACCCTTTTCCTGGGTACTTGCGCCCTCCTCTGGCGCTTTCACCCAGCTTTGGGTGCTTTCACCCTGTTGCAGGTGCTTTCACCTCGCATCCACCCACCCCTGGGTGCAGTCACCCTGTTTTGGGGTGCTTTCACCCCGTTCTGGGTGCCTTTGTCCTGCTTTGGGGTGTTTTCACCCTGCTTTGGGTGCATTTGCTCTATTTTGGGTGCATTTCCTCTATTTTGGGTGCGTTCACCCTTTCCCTGGGTGCTCGCGCCCTCCTCTGGGCGCACGCGCTGGGTGCGTTCGCCCTTGTTTGGGTGCTTCCCCCCTGCTTGAGGTGTTTTCACCCAGTTTTAGGTGCATTCACCCTGTTTTGGGTGCatttgctctggttttgggtgcatttctccttttctgagtGCGTTTCCTCTGCTGTGGGTGCTTTCATCCTGTTTTGGGTGCATTTGTCCCGTTTTGGGTGCATTTGCCCTGTTCTGGGGTGCTTTCATCCTGTTTTTGGGTGTatttgctctggttttgggTGCATTTGTCCTTTTCTGGGTTCGTTTCCTCTGCTGTGGGTGCTTTCATCCTGGTTTTGGGTGCATTTGCCCTATTTTGGGTGCATTTGCCCTGTTTTGGGGTGCTTTCATCTAGTTTTGGGTGCATTTGCCCTGTTTTGGGTGCATTTGCCCTGTTTTGGGGTGCTTTCATCTAGTTTTGGGTGCATTTGCCCTGTTTTGGGTGCATTTGTCTTTTCCTGGGTGCATTTCCTCTGCTGTGGGCGCATTTGCCCTGTTTTGGGGTGCTTTCATCTAGTTTTGGGTGCatttgctctggttttgggtgcatttgctctggttttgggTGCATTTGTCCTTTTCTGGGTGCATTTCCTCTGCTGTGGGTGCTTTCATCCTGTTTTGGGTGCATTTGCCCTGTTTTGGGTGCATTTCCCCTCATTTTGGTGCAGCCACCCTGTTTTGGGTGCACACTCACCCACCCTGGGAGACTCTTGCCATCCCGGCACCCATGAGCACCCCATGGGCGCCCCTCGGTCCCCTCCCACgaccctgtcccctccccagggctcccaCCGCGCCACATGGACTCCGTGGTTCAGATCGTGGAAGCCCTCGAGTCGACCGACCACGGCTTCACCGGCACCGTGCCGGAGCTGGCGCGGGCACTGGGTGCCTGCAGCACCCCGGGGTGCCGCGCGCTGCTGGGAGAGCCACCCGAtgtcccaccagccccaccaaCGCTCAGCCACGAGCAGTGGTTGCTCTTCACCCAACTCCTCCGCCACGACGCCGCCGCACCCGAGCGCGGCGCGGTGCTGGCACCCGACGGCTCCACCGTCGCCCTCGGCCCCCTCCTCGCTGGCATCGAGGTTGGCCTCaagcgggcggcgggggggcccCTTCCCACCGTCGGGCCACCCATCGACGCGCTCTACGCCGTCACCATCGCTGAGGGTTTGGGGACATCTTTCCTCTTGGCTCGTGACGGTGATGGCAACCGAGCCACGTTGGGACCCGGCGGCTGTTGGGATGATGTGGATGACCCCCAAAACTACACCCTGACGGGACCCCCCTCACCCATCCCTGACGCCATTGCCAACGGGGCGATGGATGGGGTGCTGTTGGGTGCCCGCCTGGCCCAAGCACCCATCCCGCTTGCCGACCTTCTCCGGGGCTACTACGGGACGGGCAACGGCACAGAGGAGGGGCGACCACCCAGCAGTTATCGGCGGCGAGATTTTGGGGCGCTGACGGGGCCGGggaagctggaggaggaggtggtggcgATGCTGAGGGTGCTGCGGGTGCTGCCACCCACCCGGGAGCTCTTGGAGGACGTGGGGCCGGAGGAGGTGGCGGCCATCGCTTATCGAGCGGCGCGGGACTTCACGGAGGTCTACGTGGGTAGGGAGGTGGAGCTGGGTCGCGATATCACATctgtcccccccaaaaaatattGGGTGGGAGGATGGGTGGAGAGCTGCACCctgggtggggctgggggtcccgCGTGTCACCCTAGTGTAGGTGGCAGTGGGGGGAGTTAAGCTCTGAGAGCTGACTGGTGACGTGTGGCCTGGCATGGTCAGACACCACCACATCCCCTGGATGGCCACTGGTGTGTCCCCTGGGTGGACCCCACCATGTCCCCTGGGTGGTGGTTCCTGATGGCCACCACCGTGTCCCCTGGGTGGACACCACCGTGTCCCCTGGGTGGTGGTCCCTGATGGCCACCACTCTGTCCCCTGGATGGACACCGGTGTGCCTCCTGGATGGACAACACCGTGTCCCCTGGGTGGTGGTCCCTGATGGCCACCACCGTGTCCCCTGGGTGGACACCACCGTGTCCCCTGGGTGGTGGTTCCTGTTGGCCACCACCACATCCCCTGGTTGGACATCAGTGTGTCCCCTGGACACAGCCATGTCCCCAGCCAAGGGACACCCTGAGCAGATGCTCCATGTCCCCTGGATGAGGGGACCCCAGGAGGACACTACGATGCCAAGGGGTTCTTCATGTCCCCAAGACCCCGAGGGGACTCTACCATGTCCCCAACTGCCCATGGGACCAGGCAAGTCCCCTTCTTCCACCGCCTGCCTTCCCTTGCAGAGTGCCCGGCCATAGTGCCCCGGTGCATGTGGGGTGCCCGCCCTTACCGGGGCACCCCCAGACCGTTGACCCTCCCCTTGGCCTCCGTCTACATCCACCACACCTCCACGCCCAGCGCCCCGTGCCGCACCTTCGCCGCCTGCGCCCGCGACATGCGCGCCATGCAACGCTTCCACCAGGACACCCGCGGTTGGGATGACATTGGCTACAGGTGAGACTCCGTCACCGTCACCCCCACCGCGGTCCCTGTCACCCAGTCTCCAGGCTGACCCATGGGTGCTCGCAGCTTCGTGGTGGGGTCGGACGGGTACCTGTACCAAGGCCGAGGTTGGCACTGGGTTGGTGCCCACACCAAAGGCTACAACAGCAAAGGTTACGGCGTGGGCTACATTGGAGACTTCTCGGCCACCTTGCCGGATCCCGATACCATCGCCCTGGTGCGGGATGAGCTCCTGCCCTGCGCCGTACGGACCGGCCGGCTTCACCGCAACTACACCCTACGTGGTCACCGCCAAATGGGTCACACCGACTGCCCCGGCAACTCCCTTTTCCGTGAGATTGAGACATGGCGCGGCTTCAAGGTGAGCACCGAGCTCTGTGGCATCTCCAGGGGTTGGAGGTTTGGTGCCCAGTTGGGGTGTCTGGTCTGGTCTGGTCTGGCATGGCCAGGAGGACGGGGGTTTGGTGGGAGGCGATACTGGGACTCATCGCggtttcttctctgcagtgaGGACCGGCCCCGTGGGTGCTGGTCTGGATGGGTGCAGGCAAGGTTGGATCATGGTCTAAATGGATGGTGGCCCAATGGGTGATGGTCTGGATGGACCCTGGTCCAACAGATGTTGGCCCAATGGGTGCCAGCCTGGATGGACATTGGTCCAGATGGACATAGGTCTGATGGACACCAGCCTGGGTAGACCCTGGTTTAGATGGACCCTGGTCCGACGGATGCCAGCCCAGATGGACCCTGGTCCAACAGATGCCACCACAGACCGATGGATCGAACCTGGTCCAGGCAGACACCAACCCGATGGATGCCAACCCTGATGGACACTGGCCCAGAAGGACCCCAGCCTTGAAGGCTACCAGCCCAGACAGACCCCGGCCCTGCCCCACTGGCCCAGAAGACCATCCCCGTAGCCACAATAAAGTCAGTACCAGGCAATCGGCTTTGGGTGGTCCTTGGAGAGTgagggggaaactgaggcacggggtGGGGGTTGGCCatgggggcagaggagggggctcAAGTGAGGGACCCAGGTGCCCAGgacctgctgcagggctgggttCTGTGGCACAcgcgtgtgtgtgcacacacatgcccTCTGCCCAAGCAGCACTGTCCCCCCTTAACCCACCTTGAAGACCCCCACATGACCCCCAAGGAGACCCCCCACCTCCATACTTCCCCCCCTGAGATGTGCACCCCCCACTCAGATGGGCATCCAGCCCACAGAGGTGcccaccctgcaccccacaccATAACGCCAAGGCGCTACCATCTCCAGCACCCGTTCACTCTGAAACCTAATGATGGCGTTTAAGCTGGGTGCATGGAACCGGCCACCAGGTTACCCAGACCCCACTGCGGGGTGGCCCGGCATGGCTCCCCCTTCTCAACGTGTCCCGAGCTGTGGCCGAACATGAGGCCGGCAGAGCCGGGAGTGTAGATAACATCATCGGGGCAGAGGCGGAGGTGAGGGTGTGACTGAAACTCCTGCCTGGTCACATGGGGAAGCCACGGCAGGAACCGGGGCGGCCGAGTCTGGGTGCCGGAGCAAGCAGAGAAGAGCTGAGGTACCGTGGGGACAGGGGGGGTACACGGCGGGGTGGCACCCTGGGGTGATGCTCCAGCCTTGGGGGTGCACAGGGGATGGGGGGTGCTGAGGTGGGGTGAAGCAGCACCCTGAGGAGCAAGGGGTGCTTCAGGGGAGGGCCATCGGTGATGGGGTGCTATAGGGTGCTGTAAGTTGGGGTGGAGACCCAAAAA
The sequence above is drawn from the Phalacrocorax aristotelis chromosome 28, bGulAri2.1, whole genome shotgun sequence genome and encodes:
- the PGLYRP2 gene encoding N-acetylmuramoyl-L-alanine amidase, producing the protein MIPWLLLALSVCARPSTGLPPRHMDSVVQIVEALESTDHGFTGTVPELARALGACSTPGCRALLGEPPDVPPAPPTLSHEQWLLFTQLLRHDAAAPERGAVLAPDGSTVALGPLLAGIEVGLKRAAGGPLPTVGPPIDALYAVTIAEGLGTSFLLARDGDGNRATLGPGGCWDDVDDPQNYTLTGPPSPIPDAIANGAMDGVLLGARLAQAPIPLADLLRGYYGTGNGTEEGRPPSSYRRRDFGALTGPGKLEEEVVAMLRVLRVLPPTRELLEDVGPEEVAAIAYRAARDFTEVYVECPAIVPRCMWGARPYRGTPRPLTLPLASVYIHHTSTPSAPCRTFAACARDMRAMQRFHQDTRGWDDIGYSFVVGSDGYLYQGRGWHWVGAHTKGYNSKGYGVGYIGDFSATLPDPDTIALVRDELLPCAVRTGRLHRNYTLRGHRQMGHTDCPGNSLFREIETWRGFK